In Fluviicola taffensis DSM 16823, the following are encoded in one genomic region:
- a CDS encoding DUF2130 domain-containing protein has protein sequence MNQISCPNCGTPIDVNDILAHQLEEQIQRKYQGQLNEVRDEFTQKQDVLLREKEEFEEKKRRENELFQERFEQKLKEERKTLEEKLKLKLVEEQGEQFALLQKELNEKSEQIKELNRTKAEIEKLKREKEEMKGIVEAESQKRMTVQIQEEKEKIRKSEEERNELRVKELLKQLEDQKRLTEEMKRKQEQGSMQLQGEVQELAIEEWLSANFPLDTIDEIKKGARGGDCIQTVHTRTQQNCGTIYYESKRTKDFQPTWIEKFKADIREKGSDIGVLVTEVMPSDMQRMGLKDGIWICTYEEFKGLCSVLRETIIRISSTLVSQENKGDKMHLLYDFLTSSTFRMQVEAIVEGFTQMKSDLESEKRSMQRIWKQREKQIEKVIINTIDMYGSVRGIAGNAVQEVKALELPEADDFEDED, from the coding sequence ATGAATCAAATTTCTTGTCCGAATTGCGGTACACCAATCGATGTGAATGATATTTTGGCGCATCAGCTAGAGGAGCAAATTCAACGGAAATACCAAGGTCAGTTAAATGAAGTACGGGATGAATTCACACAGAAACAAGATGTTTTATTGCGTGAGAAAGAGGAGTTTGAAGAAAAGAAACGTCGAGAAAATGAGCTTTTTCAAGAACGTTTTGAGCAAAAGTTGAAAGAAGAACGAAAGACTTTGGAAGAAAAGTTGAAACTGAAGTTGGTAGAAGAACAGGGCGAACAATTTGCCTTACTCCAAAAAGAATTGAACGAAAAATCGGAGCAAATAAAGGAATTGAACCGGACAAAGGCCGAAATTGAAAAGTTAAAGCGCGAAAAAGAAGAGATGAAAGGCATTGTTGAAGCTGAGTCTCAGAAAAGAATGACAGTTCAAATTCAAGAAGAGAAAGAGAAAATTCGTAAATCTGAAGAAGAACGTAATGAGTTACGAGTTAAAGAATTATTGAAACAGCTCGAAGACCAAAAACGCCTTACAGAAGAAATGAAACGCAAGCAGGAGCAAGGTTCCATGCAATTACAAGGTGAAGTTCAAGAGTTGGCAATCGAGGAGTGGTTGAGTGCGAATTTCCCATTAGATACAATCGATGAGATTAAAAAAGGTGCTCGTGGTGGGGATTGTATTCAAACAGTTCATACCCGAACACAGCAAAACTGTGGTACCATCTATTATGAATCCAAACGGACAAAAGACTTTCAACCCACATGGATCGAGAAATTCAAGGCAGATATTCGTGAAAAAGGATCTGATATTGGTGTTTTAGTCACAGAGGTAATGCCTTCGGATATGCAGCGAATGGGACTGAAAGATGGCATTTGGATTTGTACCTATGAAGAATTTAAGGGTTTGTGTTCTGTTTTGAGGGAGACAATTATTCGAATTAGTAGTACATTGGTTTCACAAGAAAACAAAGGAGATAAAATGCATTTGCTCTATGATTTCCTTACAAGCTCTACTTTTAGAATGCAGGTGGAGGCAATTGTGGAAGGATTTACGCAAATGAAATCTGATTTAGAAAGTGAGAAAAGATCCATGCAACGTATTTGGAAACAACGCGAAAAGCAGATTGAAAAGGTAATTATAAATACAATCGATATGTATGGTTCTGTGAGAGGAATTGCTGGAAATGCAGTACAAGAAGTGAAAGCATTGGAATTGCCAGAAGCGGATGATTTTGAGGATGAGGATTAA
- a CDS encoding VOC family protein, with translation MIKFAYTILYVSDVKRTAEFYSKTFGFEVRFIAPGDEYAELNTGTTTLSFASLSLANSNLKDGFQEGDLKTKPFGMEIGFTTVNVQELVDKAIAAGATLLEEPKEKPWGQMVAYIRDFDGILIEVCTPMD, from the coding sequence ATGATCAAGTTTGCATATACCATTTTATACGTTTCGGATGTCAAGAGAACAGCTGAGTTCTATTCTAAAACATTTGGTTTTGAAGTACGATTTATTGCTCCTGGTGATGAATACGCAGAGTTGAATACGGGAACGACTACCTTGTCTTTTGCTTCATTATCCTTGGCAAATTCCAATTTAAAAGACGGTTTTCAGGAGGGAGATTTGAAAACAAAACCTTTTGGAATGGAGATTGGTTTTACAACGGTAAATGTTCAGGAATTAGTTGATAAAGCCATTGCTGCAGGTGCTACACTTTTAGAAGAACCCAAAGAAAAACCTTGGGGCCAAATGGTTGCATATATCCGTGATTTTGATGGGATTTTAATTGAGGTATGTACACCTATGGATTAA